From Acidimicrobiales bacterium, the proteins below share one genomic window:
- a CDS encoding class I SAM-dependent methyltransferase → MTAMTPSDSSTPQWKLVDEGWGRKAVDCATLHEPQNCREYIYVHHQLEVGAGDRLLDVACGAGLSLELAHLRGAQCAGIDASPRLVSVARFRSPGSDIRVGDMNHLPWEAESFDVATSFRGIWGTTPDAVTEIYRVLKPGGRFGLTVWGHLKVSPGAWALAPFRLATEEKVDNQAAMVSLGRPGLGEQLLESCGFVDVRRADVPFAWEFPDPDLFARALASTGPAYEAIQNVGEEAFYQAAVEEARSRLSDGLPLRAEIKVVGYLARKPT, encoded by the coding sequence ATGACGGCGATGACCCCATCGGATTCGTCCACTCCGCAATGGAAGTTGGTCGACGAAGGATGGGGCCGCAAAGCGGTCGACTGTGCGACCCTGCACGAGCCGCAGAACTGCCGCGAGTACATCTACGTCCACCATCAACTCGAGGTAGGAGCCGGCGACCGGCTTCTCGACGTCGCTTGTGGTGCCGGGCTGTCTCTCGAGCTGGCGCACCTGCGCGGCGCGCAATGCGCCGGCATCGACGCCTCGCCGAGATTGGTGTCGGTCGCCCGCTTTCGCAGCCCGGGCTCGGATATCCGGGTCGGGGACATGAACCACCTCCCGTGGGAAGCCGAATCCTTCGACGTCGCCACCAGCTTCCGCGGTATCTGGGGCACGACGCCTGACGCGGTCACCGAGATTTACCGCGTCCTCAAGCCGGGCGGACGGTTCGGACTGACGGTCTGGGGACATCTGAAGGTGTCGCCGGGCGCGTGGGCGCTGGCACCGTTCCGCCTCGCCACCGAGGAGAAGGTCGACAATCAGGCGGCCATGGTGTCGCTCGGCCGTCCCGGTTTGGGCGAGCAACTCCTCGAGTCGTGCGGGTTCGTCGACGTCCGGCGGGCGGACGTTCCCTTCGCGTGGGAGTTTCCTGACCCCGACCTGTTTGCTCGCGCTCTCGCGTCCACCGGACCGGCGTACGAGGCGATCCAGAACGTCGGCGAGGAAGCGTTCTACCAGGCCGCTGTCGAAGAAGCCCGGTCGCGCCTGTCCGACGGACTGCCTTTGCGCGCGGAGATCAAGGTCGTCGGCTATCTGGCCCGCAAGCCGACCTGA
- a CDS encoding CoA-binding protein, which translates to MTAPLRAERSESALEPWRPPTAPERLQILNRTKTVAIVGASSNPARASHFVATYLLSSSTDFTVWFVNPREKSILGHPVYATLGDLPESPDLVDVFRREAELPAVAADAVEAGARTFWAQLGLWSDDAAELAHAAGLSVVMNRCVKIEHARFAGGLHLAGFDTGVISAKRPTRLGSSGK; encoded by the coding sequence ATGACCGCACCGCTCCGCGCCGAGCGATCCGAATCCGCACTAGAGCCGTGGCGGCCACCGACCGCGCCGGAGCGACTGCAGATCCTCAACCGAACCAAGACAGTCGCGATCGTGGGCGCGTCGTCCAACCCTGCGCGGGCAAGCCACTTCGTTGCTACCTACCTGCTGAGTTCGAGCACCGACTTCACCGTATGGTTCGTCAACCCGAGGGAGAAGTCGATCCTCGGCCACCCTGTGTACGCGACGTTGGGCGATCTACCGGAGTCCCCGGATCTCGTGGATGTGTTCCGCCGGGAGGCGGAGCTCCCGGCCGTCGCGGCGGACGCGGTCGAGGCAGGGGCCCGCACGTTCTGGGCCCAGCTCGGGCTGTGGAGCGACGACGCCGCCGAGCTGGCTCACGCCGCGGGACTCTCGGTGGTGATGAACCGCTGCGTGAAGATCGAGCACGCCCGCTTTGCGGGTGGCCTGCACCTCGCCGGTTTCGACACCGGAGTGATCAGCGCCAAGCGCCCCACCCGCCTGGGATCGTCCGGGAAATGA
- a CDS encoding O-acetylhomoserine aminocarboxypropyltransferase/cysteine synthase family protein: MQDHEWGFRTRAVHAGNRPDATTGARAVPIYQTTAFVFEDAADAADLFALQKYGNIYTRIANPTVAAFEERMANLEGGIGAVATSSGQAAETLLFTGVAGAGDHIVSSAALYGGTHTLLDVSLRRLGIETTFVAPDDPAAFVAAARPETKAFYTEIIANPSGVVADLEALADGAHSLGVPLVVDSTMATPYLCRPFEHGADVVLHSATKFIGGHGTSMGGVVVESGRFDWANGRFPRMTEPVPSYGGLRYWDNFAEYGFCTQLRVEQLRDFGAALAPLNAFLLLQGLETLSLRMDAHVSNAMRLAEYLSDHPAVAWVAFAGLTASPYHDLARRYMPRGPGAVFSFGLKGGREAGEAFVEATELASHLANIGDTKTLVIHPASTTHRQLSDEAIAAAGVAADLVRVSVGIEDLDDIIWDFDRALTIASKADK; this comes from the coding sequence GTGCAGGATCACGAGTGGGGTTTCCGCACAAGAGCCGTCCACGCCGGTAACCGGCCCGATGCCACGACCGGGGCGCGCGCCGTTCCTATCTACCAGACCACCGCCTTCGTGTTCGAGGACGCCGCCGACGCCGCCGACCTGTTCGCATTGCAGAAGTACGGAAACATCTACACGCGGATCGCGAACCCGACCGTTGCCGCGTTCGAAGAACGAATGGCGAACCTGGAGGGCGGTATCGGTGCTGTCGCCACGTCGAGCGGCCAAGCCGCAGAGACACTTCTATTCACCGGAGTCGCCGGCGCTGGCGATCACATCGTGAGCAGCGCCGCCCTTTACGGCGGCACTCATACCCTGCTCGACGTATCGCTTCGGCGATTGGGTATCGAGACCACGTTCGTCGCTCCGGACGACCCCGCCGCTTTCGTCGCTGCAGCACGTCCCGAAACCAAGGCGTTCTACACCGAGATCATCGCCAACCCCTCTGGTGTTGTCGCCGACCTCGAGGCTCTGGCCGACGGCGCGCACTCTTTGGGCGTGCCGCTCGTAGTGGACTCGACCATGGCCACTCCTTACCTCTGCCGCCCCTTTGAGCACGGCGCAGATGTGGTCCTGCACTCGGCTACCAAGTTCATCGGAGGGCACGGCACGTCGATGGGTGGCGTGGTCGTGGAGAGCGGGCGCTTCGATTGGGCCAACGGCCGTTTTCCCCGAATGACGGAGCCGGTTCCCAGTTACGGCGGCCTGCGCTACTGGGACAACTTCGCCGAGTACGGCTTCTGCACTCAGCTGCGCGTCGAACAGCTGCGCGATTTCGGAGCCGCCCTTGCGCCCCTGAACGCGTTCCTCCTGCTGCAGGGCCTCGAAACGCTGTCGCTCCGTATGGATGCCCACGTGTCAAACGCAATGCGCCTCGCCGAGTACCTGTCCGACCATCCTGCCGTTGCCTGGGTGGCGTTCGCCGGCCTCACCGCCTCGCCTTATCACGACCTCGCCCGCCGCTACATGCCGCGCGGGCCCGGTGCGGTTTTCTCGTTCGGACTCAAGGGCGGGAGGGAAGCGGGCGAGGCCTTCGTGGAGGCTACTGAGCTCGCCAGCCACCTGGCCAACATCGGCGACACCAAGACGCTCGTGATCCACCCCGCATCGACCACTCATCGGCAGCTTTCCGACGAGGCGATCGCCGCCGCGGGTGTGGCGGCGGACCTGGTGCGGGTGTCAGTCGGGATCGAGGATCTCGACGACATCATCTGGGACTTCGACCGGGCGCTGACGATCGCTTCGAAGGCGGACAAATGA
- a CDS encoding NAD(P)-binding domain-containing protein, translating into MQRVSAVIIGAGQTGLAMSRCLSERSIEHVLLERGKVANSWRTERWDSLRLLTPNWLSRLPGYRYQGDDPDGYMTMSEIVGYIACYAETIEAPVESNTEVTSVDAIDDGFRVLTTNGEWRAKAVVIASGPYHRADVPGFAEAIPPTVTCLAASDYRNPDQLDEGGVLVVGAASTGVQLADEIHRSGRPVTLAVGGHVRMPRLYRGMDIMWWLDAAGVLDERYDEVDDIVRARHVSSFQLVGTPARLTVDLNSLQQIGVRLVGRLAGMTSEGTAQFSGSLPNQCALADLKMGRLLDTLDEWATEHGVDTETDPPERFPATDVPPEPPLMLSLGRGDIKTIVWATGYRPEYPWLNVPVLDAKGNVRHEGGVTNVPGVYVMGTTFLRRRKSTLIVGAGDDAHDLSTHLCDYLDELAKVT; encoded by the coding sequence ATGCAGCGGGTCTCGGCCGTCATAATCGGGGCCGGGCAGACCGGTCTCGCCATGAGCCGGTGCCTGAGCGAACGCTCGATCGAGCACGTCCTGCTTGAACGCGGAAAGGTCGCCAACTCCTGGCGAACCGAACGATGGGACTCCTTGCGGTTGCTCACGCCCAACTGGCTGAGCCGGTTGCCCGGCTATCGCTACCAGGGCGACGACCCGGACGGTTACATGACGATGTCCGAGATCGTCGGCTACATCGCGTGTTACGCCGAAACGATCGAAGCTCCGGTCGAGTCGAACACCGAGGTCACCTCCGTCGACGCGATCGACGACGGCTTCCGCGTCCTCACCACCAACGGAGAGTGGAGGGCGAAAGCGGTCGTGATAGCGAGCGGCCCGTACCACCGCGCCGACGTTCCGGGGTTCGCAGAAGCGATCCCGCCGACCGTCACCTGCTTGGCCGCGTCCGACTACCGGAACCCGGACCAACTCGACGAAGGTGGGGTGCTGGTCGTCGGAGCCGCGTCGACAGGTGTGCAGCTGGCCGACGAGATACACCGATCCGGTCGCCCCGTCACCCTCGCCGTCGGCGGGCACGTCCGGATGCCCAGGCTGTACCGAGGCATGGACATCATGTGGTGGCTCGACGCCGCCGGCGTCCTCGACGAGCGTTACGACGAAGTCGATGACATCGTCCGCGCCCGCCACGTGTCCTCGTTCCAGCTGGTGGGCACCCCGGCGAGGCTGACAGTCGACCTCAACTCTCTCCAGCAAATCGGTGTGCGTCTGGTCGGGCGTCTCGCCGGAATGACCAGCGAAGGGACAGCGCAGTTTTCCGGATCTCTGCCCAACCAATGCGCGCTCGCCGACCTCAAAATGGGTCGGCTGCTCGACACACTCGACGAATGGGCGACCGAACACGGCGTCGACACTGAAACCGATCCACCGGAAAGGTTCCCCGCAACCGACGTGCCGCCCGAACCGCCGCTCATGCTGTCCCTTGGCAGAGGCGACATCAAGACGATCGTCTGGGCGACCGGCTACCGCCCCGAGTACCCGTGGCTGAACGTTCCGGTCCTTGACGCCAAGGGGAACGTTCGCCACGAGGGCGGTGTCACCAACGTGCCCGGCGTGTACGTGATGGGCACCACGTTCCTGCGCCGGCGGAAATCGACCCTCATCGTCGGAGCCGGGGACGACGCACACGACCTCAGCACCCACCTTTGTGACTACTTGGATGAGCTGGCGAAGGTCACCTGA
- a CDS encoding OsmC family protein, protein MTSTATPVDNGVDVAFLMTARNMLTEQPEGANFKWRASNTWVNGTHSRSSVSGFFGLGEEQKHRTEFTFDGDHPELFSSEDNGPTPVELLLVSLASCLTAGVAAVAQNREIQLRSVTATLEGDMDVRGILGCDPEVRNGFSQIRVSYKIDADASPDDIKALVAQSQKRSAVYDIVTNPTRVTVEVE, encoded by the coding sequence ATGACCAGCACCGCTACTCCAGTTGACAACGGAGTCGACGTCGCGTTCCTAATGACTGCGCGGAACATGCTCACCGAGCAGCCCGAAGGAGCCAACTTCAAATGGAGGGCGAGCAACACATGGGTCAACGGGACCCATAGCCGCAGCAGCGTCTCGGGTTTCTTCGGACTTGGCGAGGAGCAGAAGCATCGCACCGAGTTCACGTTTGACGGAGATCACCCTGAGCTGTTCTCATCCGAGGACAACGGGCCGACGCCGGTCGAGCTGCTTCTCGTCAGCCTGGCGAGTTGCCTCACTGCCGGTGTTGCGGCGGTCGCGCAGAACCGGGAGATACAGCTTCGGTCGGTTACCGCCACGCTCGAAGGCGACATGGACGTCCGTGGAATTCTCGGCTGCGATCCGGAAGTCCGCAACGGGTTCAGCCAGATCCGGGTGAGCTACAAGATCGACGCCGACGCCTCGCCTGACGACATCAAGGCTTTGGTGGCACAGTCGCAAAAGAGGTCGGCGGTGTACGACATCGTCACCAACCCGACGCGCGTGACAGTAGAGGTCGAGTGA
- a CDS encoding homoserine O-acetyltransferase has protein sequence MVKRSPNFRPAATSGVWWPGDDPGHRTFASLFSEESLKLEGGGSFGPITAAYETWGTASAARDNAVLIEHALTGDSHAAGPAGPGHRTPGWWDPLIGPGRAIDTDRWWVICPNTLGGCQGTTGPVSPSPDGSPWGSRFPAITIRDQVSVEAALADSIGIERWAAVVGGSMGGMRALEWGVTYPERVERMIVVGCGAAATAEQIGLCAVQAHAIRLDPLFNGGDYYDGRHGDGPQLGLGLARRIGHISYRSELELASRFGRDAQAAEDPLAGGRYAVESYLDHHGDKLRRRFDANSYLVLSRAMDHHDVGRGRGGAERALSSVLARSTVAAIDSDRLYPPRLQQEIAEYLPDRPRVSLIHSLYGHDGFLIESEQVGDVIAAALLSS, from the coding sequence ATGGTCAAAAGGTCTCCGAACTTTCGCCCAGCCGCGACCAGCGGCGTCTGGTGGCCAGGGGATGACCCCGGGCACCGCACGTTCGCGAGCTTGTTCTCCGAGGAATCTCTCAAGCTGGAGGGAGGCGGCTCGTTCGGTCCAATCACGGCTGCTTATGAGACGTGGGGCACCGCTTCCGCGGCCCGGGACAACGCGGTCCTGATCGAGCACGCTCTAACCGGGGACAGCCACGCCGCGGGACCGGCAGGTCCGGGCCACCGGACCCCGGGGTGGTGGGATCCGCTGATCGGTCCTGGAAGGGCGATCGACACGGATCGGTGGTGGGTGATCTGCCCCAACACGCTCGGCGGGTGCCAGGGGACGACGGGACCGGTCTCGCCCTCTCCGGACGGATCGCCGTGGGGATCGCGCTTCCCAGCGATCACCATCAGGGACCAAGTGTCGGTCGAGGCCGCCTTGGCGGACTCGATCGGCATCGAGCGTTGGGCAGCCGTGGTCGGGGGGTCGATGGGTGGCATGCGGGCCCTGGAGTGGGGGGTCACCTATCCCGAGCGGGTAGAAAGAATGATCGTCGTCGGTTGCGGCGCCGCAGCCACCGCTGAGCAAATCGGGCTGTGCGCGGTTCAAGCTCACGCAATCCGGCTCGACCCCTTGTTCAACGGAGGCGACTACTACGACGGAAGACATGGCGACGGACCCCAGTTGGGACTGGGCCTGGCCCGGCGCATCGGTCACATCAGTTACCGGTCCGAGCTCGAGCTGGCTTCTCGCTTCGGGCGGGATGCCCAAGCTGCCGAGGATCCGCTGGCGGGTGGCCGGTACGCCGTCGAGAGCTACCTCGACCACCACGGGGACAAACTTCGCCGGCGTTTCGACGCCAACAGCTATTTGGTGCTCAGCCGGGCGATGGATCACCACGACGTCGGACGTGGACGAGGAGGAGCCGAGAGAGCGCTGTCCTCAGTGCTTGCCAGGTCGACTGTCGCGGCGATCGACTCGGACCGGCTGTACCCGCCCCGGCTGCAACAGGAAATAGCGGAGTATCTGCCTGACCGCCCTCGCGTGTCGCTCATACATTCGCTTTACGGTCACGACGGCTTCCTCATCGAGTCGGAGCAAGTGGGCGACGTCATCGCGGCGGCTCTGCTAAGCAGCTGA
- a CDS encoding zinc-binding dehydrogenase — MRAWQVTRFGSPSHALEVREVPEPEPGAGEILVRATASVLNYNEVDACHGRYLTINPPLPYTLGMECVGEVVAVGVGAEEWIGRRVTASGRAGTGAHADLVVCSTAMAFEAPTKLSDIEAAAFFYPFHLAYLGLHERGRLDAGETVLIHAAAGGVGSAAVQLAVAAGARVLATVGSDDKAPLVKSLGADLVINYRTDDFVRAVLDATGGRGVSVCFDGVGGSTTLRSLECLSHGGRHLCVGFAEGIEAEEQPMVSGRALCFGNFDLVGVILAYTDPALVPYLKDFLPVPVPKFNPPTTDVGRRVHEHLLGLLAAGSIRPVVGETVPFEGLPGALEDMEARRTVGRTVVTR, encoded by the coding sequence ATGCGCGCTTGGCAGGTCACCAGGTTCGGGTCTCCTTCTCACGCGCTCGAAGTGCGCGAAGTTCCCGAGCCGGAGCCGGGGGCCGGGGAGATCCTGGTACGTGCGACCGCGAGCGTCCTCAATTACAACGAGGTTGATGCCTGCCACGGGCGGTATCTGACCATCAACCCCCCGTTGCCGTACACATTGGGCATGGAGTGTGTAGGCGAGGTGGTTGCGGTCGGGGTGGGCGCGGAGGAATGGATCGGGCGACGGGTAACTGCAAGTGGCCGGGCAGGGACTGGAGCTCACGCCGATCTGGTCGTCTGCTCCACCGCGATGGCCTTCGAGGCGCCGACGAAGTTGAGTGACATTGAGGCTGCGGCATTTTTCTATCCGTTCCATCTCGCTTACCTCGGCTTGCACGAGCGCGGGCGACTCGATGCTGGCGAAACGGTCCTCATCCACGCGGCTGCCGGCGGCGTCGGCTCGGCCGCGGTGCAGCTTGCGGTCGCAGCCGGGGCGCGGGTGCTCGCGACGGTGGGGAGCGACGACAAGGCGCCCCTGGTCAAGTCGCTGGGGGCGGACCTGGTGATCAACTACCGGACCGACGATTTCGTCAGGGCGGTTCTCGACGCCACTGGCGGTCGGGGTGTGAGCGTCTGCTTCGACGGGGTCGGAGGCTCGACGACGCTGCGCTCGCTCGAGTGCCTCTCCCATGGAGGTCGTCATCTGTGCGTCGGATTCGCGGAAGGAATCGAAGCGGAGGAACAGCCGATGGTCTCGGGGCGTGCCCTTTGCTTCGGGAACTTTGATTTGGTGGGGGTGATTCTCGCTTATACCGATCCCGCGCTCGTTCCCTATCTCAAGGACTTCCTTCCTGTGCCCGTTCCGAAGTTCAACCCTCCCACCACAGACGTGGGTCGGCGGGTACACGAACATCTGCTGGGCTTGCTGGCCGCAGGAAGCATCCGCCCCGTTGTCGGGGAGACGGTCCCCTTCGAGGGTCTGCCCGGAGCTCTGGAGGACATGGAAGCCCGACGGACCGTCGGTCGGACAGTCGTGACGAGATGA
- a CDS encoding nitronate monooxygenase — MTPTSRPSGSARMRVAEMLGVEIPIIQAPMTYIAGAQLAAAVSNAGALGIIETASPQGREDLKRVRDLTDRPVGANVALAVRKDPSVVEVLADAGIRVVTTSSGDPGLLTDRLHDAGTTVFHVVGTLRNALKAVDAGVDGLVVEGVEGGGFKNRHGASTLVVLPLVASRVTLPIVAAGGICDGRSMAAAIALGAEGVQMGTRMLASRESPVHHNFKDAVVASEETGTVLLSLPGMPTMRVIRTATADQAATTGRSETRLDGAQTLYFTGDMEASLANTGQVAGRIDRVESVADIVRETWEGCRRALREACDRLGNV; from the coding sequence ATGACGCCGACAAGCCGGCCGTCGGGTTCCGCGCGTATGAGGGTCGCAGAGATGCTCGGTGTCGAGATTCCGATCATTCAGGCGCCGATGACCTATATCGCGGGCGCGCAGCTCGCCGCCGCGGTGTCGAACGCGGGCGCACTGGGCATCATCGAAACGGCGTCCCCGCAGGGCCGGGAAGACCTCAAGCGGGTGCGAGATCTGACTGACCGGCCGGTCGGGGCGAACGTTGCTCTGGCTGTCCGTAAGGACCCGAGCGTGGTCGAAGTTCTCGCCGACGCGGGCATACGAGTGGTGACGACATCCTCAGGCGACCCGGGCCTTCTCACCGACCGGCTCCACGACGCGGGTACCACCGTGTTCCACGTAGTGGGCACGCTCCGCAACGCCCTCAAGGCGGTCGACGCGGGGGTCGACGGCTTGGTCGTCGAGGGCGTCGAGGGAGGCGGGTTCAAGAACCGTCACGGTGCGTCGACCCTCGTGGTCCTCCCGCTGGTTGCATCGCGCGTGACCCTGCCGATCGTTGCCGCGGGCGGCATCTGCGACGGTCGTTCGATGGCCGCGGCCATCGCGCTGGGAGCGGAGGGGGTCCAGATGGGAACCCGGATGCTCGCGTCCAGAGAGTCGCCGGTCCACCACAACTTCAAGGATGCGGTCGTCGCGTCTGAGGAGACGGGCACCGTTCTCTTGTCGTTGCCCGGGATGCCAACCATGCGCGTCATTCGGACAGCGACGGCGGATCAGGCGGCCACGACAGGACGGTCCGAAACCCGCCTCGACGGTGCCCAGACGCTGTATTTCACCGGTGACATGGAAGCCAGCCTCGCCAACACCGGTCAGGTCGCTGGGCGGATCGACCGAGTGGAATCGGTCGCCGACATCGTGCGAGAGACGTGGGAGGGCTGCCGCCGCGCGCTCAGAGAGGCCTGCGACAGGCTGGGCAACGTATAG